GCTAAAGCTGCGTCAGGAATTCGAAAGATATCGCGTTCGGTTCTGGATCGGAAATCATCGCGTTTCTCCTCCATCTCCTATCTACCGTGTAACGCCGAATATAGAACATTCTGTTTTCGAGTTCTGAATATCTTGCGATAACCAACGAGCCGTGTTACAGTTGTACCGATTCGTCGTTCGCCGGGTAAACGCGATGTAGTCGGGGCGAGCCAGTATACGGTAGAACTTGCGGGTTTTCTGTGGCTTTCACTCTTCCAGCTACGATCATAGATCGTACGACGACGTTTCACGATTTTTCAGACGCTGTCGATACTTTGACATCGTTGCTTCCCGATAACGcggtagaatttttttatacgaaacGTCGAATTAATTGTCACACGTCAGTTAGGTCGTTTTTTTCGCCGTCCGGACCTCATCTGATACTTGTAGGGCTGCGGAAACTGCTGTACGGCAATGTACATCCCATTTATCGGATCCTACGGATTGCGTAAGGGTTACGGTTGGCTCGCTTAGTTGCCTTACCAAAGACACGATCGATGCGGTTCTACTTTGGTCGACTCCATGGACCTTTGCTTTTCTCTATGTATAGCCATTATTGCGTGTGGGCAGTTGATAAGCTTCGTTGGCACGAAACTGCCAGCTGGAATCTCTTCGTTATTGGATCATTAGTCCAAGTTACGTAATTCCCTCGTCGAATTCATTAGCGGAGTCGCCAAGGTAATAAGTCGCGTTTGGCGACAGCTTGCCTTTGGTGAATGCAGGTTACTCATTCTGTACTAATGCGTTTAAGTTTCCGCGATTTGTTCGGTCGGAGGCGTGGGCTTTCTCTCGGTCCGACCAGCGACGACGATTCCGCGAAATCGAATCTCGAAGAATCTCGAGACGCTGATCCGCGAGAAAACGCGAAGGAAAAGCGAAAATGGAAGAGAAGAGTGAGAGAATAGTAGAGGagaggggagagagagagaaagagagagagagtgaggtGTGGGATAGTGTGGGGGGGGGTGAGTAACGAGAGGATTCGCGTCGTTAGCCAATTCATTTATTCCCGGTGGGTCGGCGCTCGTCCAGCATAATCCGTCGATTTGTCGGCGCGGCGTGTCTCGTGTAATGCTGCTTCTTGCCGCTTCTTGCCGCTTGTAATCGAAGAGGGAAAGGGAAAGGGAAAGGGAGAAAGGGtaagggagagaaagaagatgaGAGAGGTATGGAACGAGAGGGCGACGCGTCACTGACTATATGTGAACGAACGGACGTAAGAAACTCGGGTTGATCCACGATGTCCACACGATGGTTCTGTTCTGTTCTGCTCGTATGCGATACGACGCTGCTCCTTCGCTTCCTCTCAGTTTTCTCAGTGGTCTCTCGCGAACGAGCGCCGCGCACCTTCGCTCCTTCCCCTTctgcttcttccttttcctcgtTGTTGGTCGTCGAGCGGTGCAGGTTTATCGGTACGACAGGGCGTTAAATTATTGATGCCCGACTGCGCGTCGCGAGAAGACgaacgagaagaaaggaagaagggtAGCGAGGTAAGGACGGGTCCTGTGATTTCAGAAAAAGCTTTCCGTGCCACTCGGTCCATCGgttctttctcttcgtcttcgtTCTCGCGCTGGTCCGCGAGTCACgtcctctctcttttcttcttccgaGGCGAACCTGTGTAGGGCTCGCGCTCTTTAAAAGGGAACGAGCGTGGGGGCGACGAAACGATCGTTGTGGGAAAGTTTCGCGGACCTGCACGATTCTCCGATCGAATCGAAAATCGGCCGTTCTCGATCGACGACCATCTCCTTCGCCCGTCATCTCGGTCTCCTCGGTCAACTCGATCGCTTTCGTTACCTTCGTCGCTTCTATCGTCGGCCGACCTATTTCTTCTACTCCCGCGCCCATCTCCCTTCGCCGCCGATAAGACTAAGCGAAGCGAAACGAAAGTTGGGCGGGTTCGAAGTTTCGAACGCAAACTCCCCGAAAAGAACCGTGTGGGAAAGTCGATATCCGTTGGCCGAGGAAGGTCTCCTGCTATAGCGCCGGAATGTTAGCACCGCGAATCCATGGGAAGAAGCAGCAACGCCAGTAGTGGCggtggaagaagaagaagaagaggaagaaaaagaggcgTAGAAGCCGAAAACGATCGGCAGCCGACCGGTTCGGACCGGTTGAAAAGGGTTCGACACTCCTTTCGCCGGAAAGTACGGTAAACTGGTGACAAGTGGCTTGTTCTCTCACTTTTCTGTTTCTCCGCAGAATCATCGTACCTTTAAACACGACGCGTCTCACCTCGTTAATCGGAAAAACTAGTAAACGCAAATCGTCGTTCTCTTGATTCGGCGATCGATTCCCGTTTCATCGGCTATCACGCCGCCTCTCGTTCTTTGCGGAAAAACTGGTGTACCGACGtcgtcgcgtatcggtacgCGCGACGATATCGAAGCTCGCCGATCGACGAGGCAGACGGATCGTCGAGGTACGCGGATCTCGGTGGCAGACGAGACGCGGTGTTTTCCCCATGAGGCACGAGTCTTCCGCTTCTTGCACTCCGTTCTCTCCTTGTTTCCCTCTGCTTCCCACTGCTTCTCTCTgcttccctctctttctctccgcTACCTTTTACAGATTCTCGAAGATCGATCCTTTCGGCAGATAACGCGTTCTCCTCTTTGGGATTCCGAGGCGGAGGTGTCGCTATTCTCGCGATCGAGCCAGGCTCGAAAAATCACTCGTTCGTTGTCGGTCGTACGTTATTTCCGTCAGGGGGTTAATCGATACCGAGAATCTCGCCGCTGTTCTTCTTCCTCGAAGCTCATGCAACATTTAACTTTCCGCTATATTCTCCTCGAGCTCGCGGCTCGCGCTTACGATTCCCTcgtctctttctttcgatcttGTCTTACCACAATGTACCTCttgtcctttctttttttcatcttcCTTCTCGTTCTCGTTAGAAATACCGATACGTCGGTCCAACTACCGCGTGTCCGTCTTCGTCATTCTTGCTCGGCCGAAGTTGGTTCGAAACGACACCTGCCTGGATTTACCTCCACGGTAGCTGCACCGCTACGAGACGAACGTTCTCCGCGGGGCTCGCAGCTCAGCTACCTTCCGTCTTCTCCCGTTCTCTTTGTATTTACggatttctctctttttctcgtgGCAAAACATCCTGAAACACATGTTCCGGCACCTTCGAGACGCGCACCGTGGAACGTAAAGCACATCGCATATACaccttctttcctctttccactattcctctccttttcttcctcttcttcttcttcttcctcctcttcttccttctcatGGACGTGCTTCTTCCagtcttttctcttttctacccttcctttccttttcaccaactctgtctgtctgtctctctctctctctctgttccgACCTTCGAGCGAAACTTGTTAATTGCGGCATTATTCGCGATCCGAAAACGATAACGGCGTCTCGGCAGCGAAGTTCGCGATCTCGTGTCATCTCGAGGTCGTTGGCGATAATACGACTCCTTCTGATTTCGATCGGACTCGGAATAAGTGCACGTAATCGGAATATATGATGAAACTTCACTCGTTCGTCGAACGATCGCTTTTCGAATCGAGATCACGTTGATCCACGAGGTGATTAGACCCACGAGGCGTGGAAAGAGTCGTCGCGTAATTAAACTAACAAGCGGGAATTTTTTGGCGACCGATCGGAAGGGCGAATCTGACGAGAACGAGATCACTGGCTGGCTGTTTACGCGGCTTATTCGATCGCACGAATTTTCTCGGCGGCTCGTCGCTGATTCTTTCCACCGGATTTCGGAGAGTCGACACGCTAGAGAGGAGTTTGCCTGTGTAAAGATCTAGCAACGGACGAAACGAAGGGTTTTCACGGAAGGTGCAAAACACTTACTCGTAAGGGACAAGTAACAGGGGAGGGATGCTCTTAGCGTTGGCTCGCGATGAAACTCACCTCTAATTAAAACGTCTGGCAGGTTGTGCAGGCCCTGCGGCGTCCACCCTCGCAATGTTCGCAATGCTCGTATGCCGGAGTAAGAGCCGAGCTCTACGACGCTCGTGCAGGGTGGTAGTCACGATTGCGTCGAGGGGGTGCTACTGGGGAGGGGTGCTTGGCTTCCATGATCCAATAACGCCGACTTAATTAACTAACTGCTAACTCGCAAGCCTGTTAGCTCATTGATTTCGTATGCGAGATCGTCGTCCAGCTCCGActcactctttctctctctctttttctcccttgTTGCTTCCTTTCGAGGAAGTATTCAtagttttttcttttgttaatcAAGTGCATATTTTTTACCGTTTTTACCGATTTTACCGTTGTTTTCACATTATCCACGAGTCTCGTCGAAAGTTTCGTTCTCCCTTTCGCCAATATCAGGGAGCAATAGATCgaataagataaaaaaggGAGGAACGTCCTAGAACGATCGCTGTTTACGAAGATTCGCGTAGACAATCGTTGTTGTTTCGCACTCGGCAGTAGGAAACGTGCCGCGAATTACAAAGTGCAAGGGCACGAGAATAATTGTCAAGGTACAGGTATCTACTGGCAAAAAATGTCGCGTCGTTCTCCCGCTTCTAATCTCGTTGGTTGAATCGATGCGCCTTGAAAAAGATCTGCCGAGGGTCGCGCGATAAATTAATGCGCTTTATCGTGGCTTCTTCAGGGTCGTCCTAGCTGACGTAGTTGTCAAAGGGAGCCGCGGTTAATGCGAGTACGTGTCATGCCATGGCGCGATGCAACGCGACGTGACGCATCTCCTTGCAAGGCTCTCGCGTGGGTTTCGTCGCGAGTGCAAACCAAACGCTAATCTCGATCAAACTGTTTCTCgagatttctttttgttcACGTAATTATCGAGAAAATCACGTTCCACCGTCTGTTCCCATCGTCTGATCGCGTCGCAATGGAagttatcgatcgatcgagaggTTGTTTAAACTTATAACGACGAGTGCTTTGGATTATCGGCTATCGATGTTGAGGAGAGCAGCGACCCGCGTGAAATACGATTACGAAAAGCCTCGTCCGATTTCGGTGCTAATCTAATCGGAATCCTAGTCACTGTCATTGGGTATAGACTCGAGAACCTAATTTGCCATTGCTGAATTCCAGCTTTGTGCGATTCAGTTCGAGTGGGTGCTCGATATTCGCGACCGCGAAAGATAATTCGCGGCCGATGTCGGCGTAAAGGCGAGGAGAGTGGCTCCCTTTGAATCTCGTGGCTGAAAACGAAAAAGCCAAAGCTACCGATGCGATCACACGCGATTCGGGACGAATCGAAAACGAAAGTCGAGAGATAGACGATATCGAGAGAGCGTACGTCTGTGATGTTTCGCAACGTCGTTGAAACGGTCTTTTCGCTTGGCATGTAAGTGGGATTGGCACAGATTTTTCCAAGGTTTTAACACGGGACAAtttatcgttcgttcgatcgatggaAAAGAAGGTCGAACGAATCTATCGGAGCAAAGAATAAAAGTAtcgaaaaggcttcggtcatctGTAAATCAGTCCGAAAGGGTTACGTTACGTTTTCGAACGATTTCTGTGTAAGGACTGGTGGGTAATCGGTGGGATTTTCTCGCTGTCGAGTTGCGTTCGCAAGAAAGGAACAAATAGGCCGATTATCGGTCAAAGGAACTCTTTATTGTACGCGcattattaaattgtatacAATCGCATCCATTCCAAATCTTACACACGCACATTGCTTCTTCTAATAATACTGTGACGGAGGTGTTACAGTTGCTGTGGATATTCAAATTATCTACTAATTAAATAGAGGcaacgttataaataaattattggcCCGCTTAATCTACcgattaaattacatttttcgcGCGATTAAGAACAATTATTCCGTTGTCTTTACCACGAACACTCCGACGTAATTCTTGGCGTTAAAGCGACTCGTCTCGATAGTATACTAAGCGTGAATAAAGTACAGTCACCGAATCGGTGTCGAATTGGTCTGTTACGGCTGATCTTCGTATCGCGGCCGTTCTGGATCGCGAGTCGCGTTTTTACGTTTGACTTGAAATCGCGTCTCAAAAGCGAATCAACTCGTAAATCCGTTCTCTTCGGTGTCTGCTacaaagaaacagagagaTTTTTAACGACGAGACGACAATCAAAGTTGCGATAACATTGAATCCGGAATTAAATCCGTTGGTAGTTTGATCCGGTCCAAGTTTCGATCATCGATAGAGCAAGGTAAATGCCAACGTTCGTTCACTTGCAAACCGTGATCCATTCCTCGACGGTACAGTTCTGACATTGCACGAAGCAACACCAGTGAAACTTGCATCTGCATTTTTCGACGCGTCGTTGTCTCACGACGTTGTAACCTCTGCCGCAACACAGGCTGCTGCATCCGTCTCCACCGGAACTGGTCTTGTTGCAGGTCCGACCTGCGGTGCCTGGGATGTCCGCGCTTGGATCTCTCTCGCAAAAGTTTGGAGACTTTTGGTAGTAAAATAGCTGCTTGGCTAGATCTCGCGGTCTTCTTTTACGTCCTGCTCCATTTCCGCCGCCGCCGCCCGATCCTCCGCGATGTTTCCTCTGCCTCTGGCGATCCGGCCTCCTCCTTCGCGATCCTCTCACTCTGGTCAAAGAGGTCACGCTTCCTAAGTCGTTGCTCTGCGCGACTAATACGGCGTTTCGAAAGCGATCCTTGAGCGTTTTGCCGACTATTCGGAAGTCCGGCGCCACTTTCCAGCAGGTCTTGAGCTCGCAGGAACCAGACATACCGTGGCATTTACAGCGCACTTGCATATTGCTCGCCACCGCCTGAAATTTGACCGATTGCCGTGTCGTGATCGAATAATAGGGGAAAGGGAGGAGGCAAAGCTCGACGAATTAAACGACGATCACGAGAACCGAAGGAAAAAAGGTACGTCGCGTCTGTCGACGAACGGTTACGGAACGCGGTTCGGTGTAGCGAGTGCGCGAGGAATGGCCAAGAGTCGCATGAACAGCGGCTGAAGAGAAAGGGGGgcaatttcttttaaacaaAGAGGTGTCGCGTACAAAACAGTTAATGAGTCTACGACTGGGTGGTCCAGCCCCGGGCTTCGTCTTAATAACGTCGAGGCGAGACCGAGCGTGGAGAGGTGCATAGTGGAGAGGAACGGACTGGGCTGTACTCCTACCCCTCCTCTCCACCCCTATTCAtcgctttctttttccctctctCGTTCCTTTCCcgcttcgttttctttcttttcgcgtTGCTCTAGCACCAGCAGGCAAGAATCACCGTTAAAACGCGAAGAATCAGCGGAACCTGATGGAACGAACAAAAATACCGGGAGAAGAAGTATATTGTCAcggaatgaaatatttatcgcgaGAGAGCAAGACTCCGGCAGAAGGAAGACGAATGACAGAGGACAGAGAGGGAGAATGAAAGGGAAGATTAATCAAACGGCTTACCAAGCGGCCAGCTTGATTGTTGTGGAGATTGACCATCGACTGTATATCCCCGGCCCTCTCGCGCGTATCTAGGAACTGTCTCGAGAACTCCATGCCGTAGTCGAGGTTGTGAGAGCAGCCGCCCCACTTCCATTGGGTGCCCCTGGCCTTGGCAGGCGGCTTACCCTTGTAGCTCGACGGGTCGCATCCGCAGGAGAGCAACCGTCCCATGCTGCACGCGCGGGCCACGCTGTGCGCCACCCCAGCTGCGGAAATTGCAAACGCGAACGCGGTTTCCCTGTAACCTGCAACCAACaatcttttttcattcgatGCTCCCTTTTGCGCGTCGGTAATGTATCGACGCGATCACGGTTGTCAATTAAGATCAGGTCAACGTGATTAGAAATGATCGCTCGAAGCTTAAAGTCACTATCGATCATCCTTCTCCTAATGCGTACGTTCCTTCGATATCGAACGGTGGTTTTCGTGTACGATGGAAACGAAGAGGAACGCGATCGAGAGACACGCGGACCGGTTAGCAAATTGCCGCTTGTCCACGGTGACGCCGGTCTACGGACGAGAGTAATATACGCAACGCGACAGCGGCGATCACGTTCGTCGCTTCTACCGTGAGCAATGAGAACGCGAACCAGCGGGACACCGTGGAGCCGAGCTTCCGTAGAAGGAGCTTCGGTAGCGAGTTCGACGGATCGTTGGACGGATCGGCCGACAGACAGCCATCAGACGAAGTTCAGAGGTAGATTATTCAGCCGTCCGTCAAAACAAAGCGTGGCCATCAGCAGCGGCGGCCGGCGGGCATTCATTGACTGCATGTATAAACGATCTCACGCTGGGGTTCCCGAAGACGCAATGCCAAACTCTGACTGCGATCACCTCGACCTCCGCTCCATCTCTCGATGTTTTACGCCAATTTTACGTTCGTCTTTCGGCTATCGTTCGATCTCGCTGCAAAGTCGAACGATCTTCGATCGTTTGCTTTAGCTTCTAGTGCTTGGCGCACATGCTGGATCATCGACGAGATCGAACGAAATCGAGCAAAGTCGAAACTCGACCAGAGAGGAAAGGATCCCGAAGATGGATTTCGATCGATGCTTGCTGGTAGAATTTGGAAATTCGTCCATCGACGAATAAAAGGTTTAGGTTGGGCCAGTTCGATAAGTAATGCGACGTTAAACGCACTTTTTCTTCGCTGCCTCCAAGGCCTCTCGTCTCCGAAGCGTCGCTGGAGTCGGATTGACGGATGGCCGATCGTCAAACCGCAATGGTGGCTGTCAACTTACAAACGATACGACACACGACTGCCGGTGGGTATGGAATACGCGGTCGAAACTGTCCCTTTCTCCTCGACTGTTCGACAATGCCCACACATTACTCTACCCCACCTCTTAGGCCCAGAAAGAGCTACTCCAATCCGCGAATACCGGGCGGTATTTGCAGTATTCATGAGAACGAGATACCGGGGAGACGCGCTAAAGGCACATTCGAAAGGATTTGTGGTATTCGTTCTCGACACCCGATGAGCCACTGCGCTGTCGTTACGTCGTCCCCCTTCGACAAGCTGCCCTTTTGTCCGTTCCGTTTCGAGACCAGGTTCCGAACGCGACTCGCGTCAAGGCCCGGCCAACAAACTGCGCGTCCAGTTCCACGCGATTTTCAACGGTTCTCTCTAATTTCGCCTGCATCGCGTCGTATCGGATCGCGTCGCGTCCACGAGCGATCGTTTCATCGGGACCATCGTACGAGTGGAGAAACTTTGCGTCGTGATTTCGTTCGACGTTCTCCGAATGTCTCCTTTTACCTCGAAAGATGTtgcggcgcggcgcggcgcggcatCGTCTTCGAACGACGGATTCGTGGACGGACCGATCGACCGACAGGACGGATCCGTTTCGGTGAACGAGATCGGACAGCCGGTGCTCGATTACGTCGCCCTTCGTCGACCGTACGAAACCTGGCGACGTTAAAGAGTCGACACCGAGGCAAAGTATCGAGCATACGACGCGACGAGCAGACTTTTTTCCAGATCGTTGTTCCGATAGAAACGTTGACGACGAAGAACGATCGAGGGGCCCCCGGTCGAATTCTGCCGCAGCGGCGGATATCACGTTCTCCGTTTCGAAGGATGATAACCTTCTTCGTCCGGCGAGGACCGGCTTTCCAGTCGAAAGAGAACGAAAACAGCTCTTTATATGGACTCACGGTGGGAGGGGTGGCTGAAAGCTTGCGCTTTATACGGCTATTGGCAGCAACTGTTTTATAATGCAGATAACTGTTGGAGGGCTGCAGCTACTGTAACTGCCGTTGCTGTTGCTTCTGCTTGTGCTGTTCGGTGGTAAGAGGAGCACAGGGGACTCGTAATAAATCCTCCACGGGGAGTTGTACGTCTCTTGTGTCGGACAGTGGAGAAGCCGAGGtggaaggaagaagagaacgaGGCTGAGGTGCACAACAGAGGGCCACGCTGCCTCTTTACTCTTCGGCTCTTGACGCAGGCACGCGGTGACGGATGGCGCACAGGCCTTACCCTGCTACCCTGTGTCAAGCCCAAATCACTGTTTAGATAACTCAATAGATAGCGTAGCTGGTACGCGCACTCGGTAATGTTTACGGGAGCGTGtgccttcttcttcgtcgcgTCGTTTCAACTTTAACGCTTGTCTTAACCCTTCGGTTACCAACTCTCGACTCGTATCCTTTTGACCTTAATATCAACGATCCGTA
Above is a genomic segment from Bombus pascuorum chromosome 9, iyBomPasc1.1, whole genome shotgun sequence containing:
- the LOC132910262 gene encoding protein Wnt-10a, yielding MPPSRSGRVYEGPPSRIAVRIGPTIALLLILFENRRATCLMSNSVDDWVSGDAVVCNGIPGVTKEQRELCNRNPDVTVAAIKGLQMAIDECQHQFMWHRWNCSTLTPRIRTQQSSVLFQRGYRETAFAFAISAAGVAHSVARACSMGRLLSCGCDPSSYKGKPPAKARGTQWKWGGCSHNLDYGMEFSRQFLDTRERAGDIQSMVNLHNNQAGRLAVASNMQVRCKCHGMSGSCELKTCWKVAPDFRIVGKTLKDRFRNAVLVAQSNDLGSVTSLTRVRGSRRRRPDRQRQRKHRGGSGGGGGNGAGRKRRPRDLAKQLFYYQKSPNFCERDPSADIPGTAGRTCNKTSSGGDGCSSLCCGRGYNVVRQRRVEKCRCKFHWCCFVQCQNCTVEEWITVCK